A genomic segment from Streptomyces antibioticus encodes:
- a CDS encoding DEAD/DEAH box helicase: MAFNHLPAGVHDALAPLSVTPVTHSVPMAKNHRSDRSSAQPASRLSPGALLDRLAPGPSRTSRITHTEHLPPRAGRHAVWPDRIRSEVVAAVQACGIEHPWAHQALAAEHALDGDSVVVATGTASGKSLAYLVPVLSTLLDGSEAPNGRGATALYLAPTKALAADQRRAVKELSRPLGHAVRPAVYDGDTPVEDREWIRQYANYVLTNPDMLHRGILPSHPRWSSFLKSLKYVVIDECHTYRGVFGSHVAQVLRRLRRLCARYGSSPVFLLASATAADPAAAAGRLTGLPVVEVADDASPRGELVFALWEPPLTELQGEKGAPVRRTATAETADLLTDLAVQGVRTVAFVRSRRGAELISVIAQERLAKVDRSLARRVAAYRGGYLPEERRALEQALHSGELLGLAATTALELGIDVSGLDAVLIAGYPGTRASLWQQAGRAGRAGQGALAILVARDDPLDTFLVHHPEALFDRPVESTVLDPDNPYVLAPHLCAAAAELPLTDEDLALFGPETEALLPQLEAAKLLRRRTKAWHWTRRERAADLTDIRGEGGRPVQIVEEGTGRLLGTVDAGSAHTAVHEGAVHLHQGRTYLVRSLDLEDSVALVEEASPPYSTVARDTTAISVLETDVEIPWGDGRLCYGSVEVTNQVVSFLRRRLITGEVLGESKLDLPPRTLRTRAVWWTVTEDQLDAARINPEILGGALHAAEHASIGLLPLFATCDRWDIGGVSVPLHPDTLLPTVFVYDGHPGGAGFAERAFHTARAWLTATRQAIASCECDAGCPSCIQSPKCGNGNEPLHKRGAVRLLTELLRGAPEREGGDDGHGQEAGVVNGAGPGSAAADSAGLGSMGAEGAGPDGRTVGVIGPEGIATDVADPEATTGDGAGQGTATADGASTGP, from the coding sequence ATGGCATTCAATCACTTACCGGCAGGCGTGCACGACGCCTTGGCCCCATTGTCCGTCACGCCAGTGACACACTCGGTGCCGATGGCCAAGAATCACCGATCCGATCGATCCTCGGCACAGCCCGCGTCCCGGCTGTCACCGGGCGCGCTCCTGGACCGGCTCGCCCCGGGCCCGAGCCGGACATCGCGCATCACTCATACGGAGCACTTGCCCCCGCGCGCGGGTCGCCATGCCGTCTGGCCGGACCGGATTCGGTCCGAGGTCGTCGCGGCGGTGCAGGCCTGCGGCATCGAGCACCCCTGGGCCCACCAGGCACTGGCCGCCGAGCACGCCCTGGACGGCGACAGCGTCGTCGTCGCCACCGGCACCGCGTCCGGCAAGTCCCTGGCGTACCTCGTGCCGGTGCTCTCCACCCTCCTGGACGGCTCCGAGGCCCCGAACGGCCGTGGCGCCACCGCCCTCTACCTCGCCCCCACCAAGGCCCTCGCGGCCGACCAGCGCCGCGCGGTGAAGGAACTCTCCCGGCCGCTCGGCCACGCGGTGCGACCGGCCGTCTACGACGGCGACACGCCGGTCGAGGACCGCGAGTGGATCCGCCAGTACGCCAACTACGTCCTGACCAACCCGGACATGCTGCACCGCGGCATCCTGCCGTCCCACCCCCGCTGGTCCTCCTTCCTGAAATCGCTGAAGTACGTCGTCATCGACGAGTGCCACACCTATCGCGGCGTGTTCGGCTCCCACGTCGCCCAGGTGCTGCGCCGGCTGCGGCGCCTGTGCGCCCGCTACGGCTCCTCTCCGGTCTTCCTGCTGGCCTCCGCGACCGCCGCCGACCCCGCGGCCGCAGCGGGCCGTCTGACCGGCCTCCCGGTGGTCGAGGTCGCCGACGACGCCTCGCCCCGCGGTGAACTGGTGTTCGCCCTGTGGGAGCCCCCGCTCACCGAGCTCCAGGGTGAGAAGGGTGCGCCCGTCCGGCGTACCGCCACCGCCGAGACCGCCGACCTGCTCACCGACCTCGCCGTGCAGGGCGTGCGCACGGTCGCCTTCGTACGCTCCCGGCGCGGCGCCGAGCTGATCTCGGTGATCGCCCAGGAGCGGCTCGCCAAGGTCGACCGCTCGCTGGCCCGGCGTGTCGCGGCCTATCGCGGCGGCTACCTCCCCGAGGAACGGCGCGCCCTCGAACAGGCCCTCCACTCCGGCGAGCTGCTCGGCCTTGCCGCCACCACCGCCCTGGAACTCGGCATCGACGTCTCCGGCCTCGACGCCGTCCTGATCGCCGGCTACCCGGGCACCCGCGCGTCCCTGTGGCAGCAGGCCGGCCGGGCGGGCCGCGCCGGACAGGGCGCCCTGGCGATCCTGGTGGCCCGCGACGACCCGCTGGACACCTTCCTCGTCCACCATCCCGAGGCACTGTTCGACCGCCCGGTGGAATCGACGGTCCTCGACCCCGACAACCCCTACGTCCTCGCCCCGCACCTGTGCGCGGCCGCCGCGGAACTCCCGCTCACCGACGAGGACCTGGCCCTCTTCGGCCCCGAGACCGAGGCCCTGCTGCCGCAACTGGAGGCCGCGAAGCTGCTGCGCCGCCGCACGAAAGCCTGGCACTGGACCCGCCGCGAGCGCGCCGCCGACCTCACCGACATCCGCGGCGAGGGCGGCCGGCCCGTACAGATCGTCGAGGAGGGGACGGGCCGACTGCTCGGCACGGTCGACGCCGGCTCCGCCCACACCGCCGTCCACGAGGGCGCCGTCCACCTCCACCAGGGCCGCACGTATCTCGTCCGCTCCCTGGACCTGGAGGACTCCGTCGCCCTGGTCGAGGAGGCAAGCCCGCCCTACTCGACGGTCGCCCGCGACACCACCGCCATCTCCGTCCTGGAGACGGACGTCGAGATCCCCTGGGGCGACGGCCGGCTCTGCTACGGCTCCGTCGAGGTCACCAACCAGGTCGTCTCCTTCCTGCGCCGGCGGCTCATCACCGGCGAAGTGCTCGGCGAGTCGAAACTCGACCTCCCTCCTCGTACGCTGCGCACCCGCGCGGTGTGGTGGACGGTCACCGAGGACCAGCTCGACGCAGCCCGCATCAACCCCGAGATCCTCGGCGGCGCCCTGCACGCCGCCGAACACGCCTCCATCGGCCTACTCCCGCTCTTCGCGACCTGCGACCGCTGGGACATCGGCGGCGTGTCGGTCCCCCTGCACCCCGACACCCTCCTCCCGACGGTCTTCGTCTACGACGGCCATCCGGGCGGCGCGGGCTTCGCGGAGCGCGCCTTCCACACCGCCCGCGCCTGGCTGACCGCCACCCGCCAGGCCATCGCCTCCTGCGAATGCGACGCCGGCTGCCCGTCCTGCATCCAGTCCCCCAAGTGCGGCAACGGCAACGAGCCACTCCACAAGCGGGGGGCGGTCCGGCTTCTTACGGAGCTGCTGCGGGGGGCGCCGGAGCGGGAAGGCGGTGATGACGGGCACGGGCAGGAGGCCGGAGTAGTGAACGGGGCTGGTCCGGGATCCGCTGCTGCGGACTCGGCGGGCCTGGGCTCCATGGGGGCGGAGGGTGCCGGGCCGGACGGCAGAACGGTGGGCGTGATCGGCCCAGAGGGCATAGCGACGGACGTGGCCGACCCGGAGGCCACAACTGGTGACGGGGCAGGTCAGGGAACGGCGACTGCCGACGGGGCGAGCACGGGGCCGTAG
- the bldG gene encoding anti-sigma factor antagonist BldG: protein MDLSLSTRTVGDRTVVEVGGEIDVYTAPKLREQLVELVNDGNFHLVVDMEGVDFLDSTGLGVLVGGLKRVRAHEGSLRLVCNQERILKIFRITGLTKVFPIHTSVDEAVAATD, encoded by the coding sequence GTGGACCTGTCCCTGTCGACCCGTACCGTCGGCGATCGTACGGTCGTCGAGGTCGGTGGCGAAATCGACGTATATACCGCGCCCAAGCTGCGCGAGCAGCTCGTTGAGCTGGTGAACGACGGGAATTTCCACCTCGTCGTCGACATGGAGGGCGTGGACTTCCTCGACTCCACCGGGCTCGGCGTGCTGGTCGGTGGCCTGAAGCGGGTGCGTGCCCATGAGGGCTCGCTCCGCCTGGTGTGCAACCAGGAGCGCATTCTGAAGATCTTCCGCATCACCGGTCTGACCAAGGTGTTCCCGATTCACACCTCGGTCGACGAAGCGGTCGCTGCCACCGACTGA
- a CDS encoding ATP-binding protein, producing the protein MATVELRFSALPEHVRTARLVAAAVARRAGVDEAVLDEVRLAVGEACTRAVGLHQSGGITAPVKVALIEEEKQFSIEVGDEAPRVAPGDRVPGSGVDDTDVEEDEMGLAVISGLVDDVEVSAGEHGGLIRMTWPRTPLAVTPA; encoded by the coding sequence ATGGCCACCGTTGAACTCCGCTTCAGCGCGCTGCCCGAGCACGTCAGGACCGCCCGACTGGTGGCGGCGGCGGTGGCGCGCAGGGCCGGGGTGGACGAGGCCGTTCTCGACGAGGTGCGGCTCGCCGTGGGCGAGGCGTGTACACGGGCCGTCGGCCTGCACCAGAGCGGTGGCATCACCGCCCCCGTGAAGGTGGCGCTCATCGAGGAGGAGAAGCAGTTCTCCATCGAGGTGGGCGACGAAGCGCCCCGTGTGGCTCCCGGTGACCGGGTGCCCGGCTCCGGCGTGGACGACACGGACGTCGAGGAGGACGAGATGGGCCTCGCGGTCATCAGCGGCCTCGTGGACGACGTGGAGGTCAGCGCCGGGGAACACGGCGGGCTCATCCGTATGACCTGGCCGAGGACACCCCTGGCCGTGACACCGGCCTGA
- a CDS encoding sodium-translocating pyrophosphatase: MAGLSLTPQLLDHSTTLAAEVRLTDGNRLLVVVFVVVALAALAVAGVLLRQVLTAGEGTDRMKEIAGAIQEGANAYLARQLRTLGVFAVVVFFLLMLLPADDWNQRIGRSVFFLIGAAFSAATGYIGMWLAVRSNVRVAAAAREATPAEGEPEKDLTAVSHKAMKIAFRTGGVVGMFTVGLGLLGASCVVLVYAADAPKVLEGFGLGAALIAMFMRVGGGIFTKAADVGADLVGKVEQGIPEDDPRNAATIADNVGDNVGDCAGMAADLFESYAVTLVAALILGKVAFGDAGLAFPLLVPAIGVLTAMIGIFAVAPRRTDRSGMSAINRGFFVSAVISLALVAVAVFVYLPGSYADLDGVTDAAISGKGGDPRVLALVAVAIGILLAAVIQQLTGYFTETTRRPVRDIGKSSLTGPATVVLAGVSIGLESAVYTALLIGLGVYGAFLLGGTSIMLALFAVALAGTGLLTTVGVIVAMDTFGPVSDNAQGIAEMSGDVEGTGAQVLTDLDAVGNTTKAITKGIAIATAVLAAAALFGSYRDAITTGAQDVGEKLSGDGAPMSLMMDISQPNNLVGLIAGAAVVFLFSGLAINAVSRSAGSVVYEVRRQFREHPGIMDYSEKPEYGRVVDICTRDALRELATPGLLAVMAPIFIGFTLGVGPLGAYLAGAIGAGTLMAVFLANSGGAWDNAKKLVEDGHHGGKGSEAHAATVIGDTVGDPFKDTAGPAINPLLKVMNLVALLIAPAVIKFSYGEDKSIGVRIVIAVLALVVIVGAVYVSKRRGIAMGDEDDADSSPKSADPAVVS; this comes from the coding sequence ATGGCGGGGCTTTCTCTCACCCCTCAACTGCTGGACCACTCCACCACCCTCGCGGCCGAGGTACGTCTGACCGACGGCAACCGTCTGCTCGTGGTGGTCTTCGTGGTCGTCGCCCTGGCCGCGCTCGCCGTAGCGGGCGTCCTGCTGCGCCAGGTGCTCACGGCCGGCGAGGGCACCGACCGCATGAAGGAGATCGCGGGAGCCATCCAGGAAGGCGCCAACGCCTATCTGGCGCGGCAGTTGCGCACGCTCGGCGTATTCGCCGTCGTCGTGTTCTTCCTGCTCATGCTGCTGCCCGCGGACGACTGGAATCAGCGCATCGGACGATCGGTGTTCTTCTTGATCGGAGCGGCGTTCTCGGCGGCCACCGGCTACATCGGTATGTGGCTCGCCGTGCGCAGCAATGTGCGGGTCGCCGCGGCGGCCCGTGAAGCCACTCCGGCGGAAGGCGAACCGGAAAAGGATCTCACCGCCGTCTCGCACAAAGCGATGAAGATCGCTTTCCGTACGGGCGGTGTCGTCGGCATGTTCACGGTGGGGCTCGGCCTGCTGGGCGCCTCCTGTGTGGTGCTGGTGTACGCGGCGGACGCGCCGAAGGTGCTGGAGGGCTTCGGTCTCGGCGCGGCGCTCATCGCGATGTTCATGAGGGTCGGCGGCGGCATCTTCACCAAGGCCGCCGACGTCGGCGCCGACCTGGTCGGCAAGGTCGAGCAGGGCATTCCGGAGGACGATCCGCGCAATGCCGCGACCATTGCCGACAACGTGGGCGACAACGTCGGCGACTGCGCGGGCATGGCGGCCGACCTCTTCGAGTCGTACGCCGTGACGCTGGTTGCCGCGCTGATCCTCGGCAAGGTCGCCTTCGGGGACGCCGGGCTGGCCTTCCCGCTGCTGGTGCCCGCCATCGGGGTGCTCACCGCGATGATCGGCATCTTCGCGGTCGCGCCCCGCCGCACCGACCGCAGCGGCATGTCGGCGATCAACCGGGGCTTCTTCGTCTCGGCGGTGATCTCGCTCGCCCTGGTGGCCGTGGCCGTGTTCGTCTACCTCCCGGGCTCCTACGCGGACCTCGACGGGGTCACCGACGCGGCGATCTCGGGCAAGGGCGGCGACCCGCGCGTCCTCGCGCTGGTCGCGGTGGCGATCGGCATCCTCCTGGCCGCCGTCATCCAGCAGCTCACCGGGTACTTCACCGAGACCACCCGCCGCCCGGTCCGCGACATCGGCAAGTCGTCGCTGACCGGCCCCGCCACCGTCGTCCTGGCCGGTGTCTCCATCGGACTGGAATCGGCCGTCTACACCGCCCTGCTGATCGGTCTGGGTGTGTACGGGGCGTTCCTGCTCGGCGGTACGTCGATCATGCTGGCGCTGTTCGCGGTGGCGCTGGCCGGCACCGGCCTGCTCACCACGGTCGGTGTGATCGTCGCGATGGACACCTTCGGGCCGGTCTCCGACAACGCGCAGGGCATCGCCGAGATGTCCGGTGACGTCGAGGGCACGGGCGCGCAGGTGCTCACCGACCTCGACGCCGTCGGCAACACCACCAAGGCCATCACCAAGGGCATCGCGATCGCCACGGCCGTCCTCGCGGCGGCGGCGCTCTTCGGGTCGTACCGCGACGCGATCACCACGGGCGCGCAGGACGTCGGGGAGAAACTCTCCGGCGACGGCGCGCCGATGAGCCTGATGATGGACATCTCGCAGCCCAACAACCTCGTCGGGCTGATCGCCGGGGCGGCGGTCGTCTTCCTCTTCTCGGGGCTGGCGATCAACGCGGTGTCGCGGTCGGCGGGTTCGGTGGTGTACGAGGTGCGGCGGCAGTTCCGCGAGCACCCCGGGATCATGGACTACAGCGAGAAACCCGAGTACGGCAGGGTCGTCGACATCTGTACGCGCGACGCTCTGCGGGAGCTGGCGACCCCCGGTCTGCTCGCCGTCATGGCGCCGATCTTCATCGGGTTCACGCTCGGCGTCGGCCCGCTGGGCGCGTATCTCGCGGGCGCGATCGGGGCGGGCACCCTGATGGCGGTGTTCCTCGCCAACTCCGGCGGCGCGTGGGACAACGCCAAGAAACTGGTCGAGGACGGCCACCACGGCGGCAAGGGCAGCGAGGCGCACGCGGCGACGGTGATCGGCGACACGGTCGGCGACCCCTTCAAGGACACCGCGGGCCCGGCGATCAACCCGCTGCTCAAGGTCATGAACCTGGTGGCGCTGCTCATCGCGCCCGCCGTGATCAAGTTCAGCTACGGCGAGGACAAGAGCATCGGCGTACGGATCGTGATCGCCGTGCTCGCGCTGGTGGTGATCGTGGGCGCTGTCTACGTCTCCAAGCGGCGCGGCATCGCCATGGGCGACGAGGACGACGCCGACTCCTCGCCCAAGTCGGCCGATCCGGCGGTGGTTTCGTAG
- a CDS encoding DUF7059 domain-containing protein, whose protein sequence is MGGVSNATLPPPPPLPSADRPDVAARLREALLAASFTADGLLELLGAPAYAALARSETVPALRATRGETPLETLARLFLLQQPVPHARVEKVLPVRACVESGWLVPVGADEVAATVDVRPYGGPDGEDWFIVSDLGCAVGGAGGIGGGDGPADTAVVLGVGGASMTLAGITVRTPVAAALDLGTGSGIQALHAARHATRVTATDLNPRALHITALTLALSGAPAADLREGSLFEPVKDDETYDLIVSNPPFVISPGARLTYRDGGMAGDDLCRSLVQGAGERLNEGGFAQFLANWQHVEGEDWQERLRSWVPRGCDAWIVQREVQDITQYAELWLRDAGDHRGDQATYQARYDAWLDEFEARKVKAVGFGWITLRRTAAAEPVVTVEEWPHPVEQPLGDTVRAHFERLDYLRANDDAALLAAHFRLAGEVVQEQVGLPGAEDPEHVVLRQNRGMRRATKVDTVGAGFAGVCDGTLSAGRILDAIAQLVGEDPVLLRDRTPAQIRLLVGQGFLEPVG, encoded by the coding sequence ATGGGTGGCGTGAGTAACGCCACCCTGCCGCCCCCGCCGCCCCTGCCCTCCGCCGACCGCCCCGACGTCGCCGCGCGCCTGCGCGAGGCGCTCCTCGCCGCCTCCTTCACCGCCGACGGGCTGCTCGAACTGCTCGGCGCCCCCGCCTACGCGGCACTGGCCCGCAGCGAGACCGTGCCCGCGCTCCGGGCCACGCGCGGGGAGACCCCCCTGGAGACGCTCGCCCGTCTCTTCCTGCTCCAGCAGCCCGTGCCGCACGCGCGCGTGGAGAAGGTGCTGCCCGTACGCGCGTGCGTGGAGAGCGGCTGGCTGGTCCCCGTCGGCGCCGACGAGGTCGCCGCGACCGTGGACGTACGGCCGTACGGCGGGCCGGACGGCGAGGACTGGTTCATCGTCTCCGACCTCGGATGCGCCGTCGGCGGCGCCGGTGGCATCGGCGGCGGGGACGGCCCGGCGGACACCGCCGTCGTCCTGGGCGTGGGCGGCGCCTCCATGACCCTCGCCGGCATCACCGTCCGTACGCCCGTCGCCGCCGCCCTCGACCTCGGCACCGGCTCCGGCATCCAGGCGCTGCACGCCGCCCGGCACGCCACGCGCGTGACGGCCACCGACCTCAACCCGCGCGCGCTGCACATCACCGCGCTCACCCTCGCCCTGTCCGGCGCCCCCGCCGCGGATCTGCGCGAGGGCTCCCTCTTCGAACCGGTCAAGGACGACGAGACGTACGACCTGATCGTCTCGAACCCGCCGTTCGTGATCTCGCCCGGCGCCCGCCTCACCTATCGCGACGGCGGCATGGCCGGGGACGATCTGTGCCGCTCGCTCGTTCAGGGAGCGGGGGAACGGCTGAACGAGGGCGGGTTCGCGCAGTTCCTCGCCAACTGGCAGCACGTGGAAGGGGAAGACTGGCAGGAGAGGCTCAGGTCATGGGTGCCGCGGGGCTGCGACGCGTGGATCGTGCAGCGCGAGGTGCAGGACATCACGCAGTACGCCGAGCTGTGGCTGAGGGACGCCGGTGACCACCGCGGCGACCAGGCCACGTACCAGGCGCGCTACGACGCGTGGCTGGACGAGTTCGAGGCGCGCAAGGTGAAGGCCGTCGGCTTCGGCTGGATCACCCTGCGCAGGACGGCCGCCGCCGAACCCGTCGTCACCGTGGAGGAGTGGCCGCACCCGGTCGAACAGCCGCTCGGCGACACCGTCCGGGCACACTTCGAACGGCTCGACTATCTGCGGGCGAACGACGACGCCGCCCTGCTCGCCGCGCACTTCCGGCTGGCCGGCGAGGTCGTGCAGGAGCAGGTCGGGCTGCCCGGCGCCGAGGACCCGGAGCACGTCGTGCTGCGCCAGAACCGCGGCATGCGCCGGGCCACCAAGGTGGACACGGTCGGCGCGGGCTTCGCCGGCGTCTGCGACGGCACGCTGAGCGCGGGCCGCATCCTGGACGCCATCGCCCAGCTCGTCGGCGAGGACCCGGTGCTGCTGCGCGACCGCACCCCGGCGCAGATCCGGCTGCTGGTGGGACAGGGGTTCCTGGAACCCGTGGGGTGA